GATTTCACAAATGTTAGGGTATCCTTATTATGAGACAAAGGGCTTTAAGGGAGAGTACTTTATTTTAGACAAAAAAGCAGGAAAGCATATTAGAATTCCCATTTATCCTGCTCCTAACGACAAGGGCGGATTCGCCACCCACGCGACGCCCACTGTGGACGGAAACGTGTTGGTAGGACCTGACTCTTATGTGACAGAGGACAGAGAAGATTATAAGGCTACAAAAGAACATTTAGACGGACTGATTGCAGACGGACAGAAAATGTTCAAGCATATGAAAAGAGAATATTTTATCAGGAATTTTGCCGGAATCAGGTGGAAACGGTATAATCCTGAAACAGGAGAAATTTTAGATTTTCTTTTAGAGGCTGACCAGAAAAATCCTAACACAGTAAACCTGGTAGGTATAGAATCTCCTGGAGTAACCTGCGCTTTGCCTTTAGCCAGAAGGGCGGTAAAGCTTTTGGTTGAAAAAGAGAATCCAAAGAGAAATCCAGACTTTAATCCGGTGAGAAAGGGCATACCAAGATTTTCAGAAATGACTTTGGAGGAGCAGAAGGCTGCTGTCAGGGAAAATCCAGATTACGGTGAAATTGTATGCCGCTGTGAAACAGTGACAAGGGGAGAGATTTTAAAGGCAATTCACAATCCGTTAGGGGTACATACAGTAACAGGAATTAAAAACAGAACCAGAGCCACCATGGGCAGATGCCAGGGCGGATACTGTGAAACCAGAATAACAAAAATGATTGAGGAAGAGTTAGGCATTTCTCCGGAGGATGTAAGATTTTCCAAAGAAGGCGGTTATATGTTTACAGGGAAGGTGAGGGAAGACTAATGAGACATACAGATGTTGTGATTATTGGAGGCGGCCCGGCAGGCTTAGCAGCAGCAGTAAAATTGTGGGAGCAGGGGATTAGAGATATTCTGATTTTAGAGAGAGAACATCACCTGGGAGGGATTTTAAGACAATGTATTCACGACGGATTTGGCCTTACCAGATTTGGAGAA
The window above is part of the Lachnoclostridium edouardi genome. Proteins encoded here:
- a CDS encoding NAD(P)/FAD-dependent oxidoreductase; protein product: MKQYDVAVIGAGVVGCAVARELSRYCLKTAVLEKELDVACGNSSRNTGMLHAGFTYKPGTLKAECAVEGNQEFDQVAEELNIPFKRTGKLVVGFDDHDRENILKFKGIGETNGVKGLKMIDKEEMNRIDPSAGGEFAMYVPSSGILDPMQYTIALAENACENGVEFLFSHKVENIVRKDQAYVIETEKEEVQAKWVINCAGMFAPEISQMLGYPYYETKGFKGEYFILDKKAGKHIRIPIYPAPNDKGGFATHATPTVDGNVLVGPDSYVTEDREDYKATKEHLDGLIADGQKMFKHMKREYFIRNFAGIRWKRYNPETGEILDFLLEADQKNPNTVNLVGIESPGVTCALPLARRAVKLLVEKENPKRNPDFNPVRKGIPRFSEMTLEEQKAAVRENPDYGEIVCRCETVTRGEILKAIHNPLGVHTVTGIKNRTRATMGRCQGGYCETRITKMIEEELGISPEDVRFSKEGGYMFTGKVRED